Proteins encoded in a region of the Neodiprion lecontei isolate iyNeoLeco1 chromosome 5, iyNeoLeco1.1, whole genome shotgun sequence genome:
- the LOC107217239 gene encoding cytochrome b-c1 complex subunit 8: MGKVFGNLYKLRGIIYYRLSPYEQRAFAGAISHGVPNVFRRIKENLFTMGPPFLIAYLVYDWAEKEHARLQRKNPKDYENDV; the protein is encoded by the exons ATGGGAAAGGTATTTGGAAACCTGTACAAGCTGCGaggaattatttattaccgaCTTAGTCCGTACGAGCAGCGGGCATTCGCAGGTGCGATATCTCATGGTGTACCGAATGTATTTCGTAGGATAAAGGAGAACTTGTTTACAATGGGCCCAC CCTTTTTAATAGCCTACTTGGTCTACGACTGGGCAGAAAAGGAACACGCTCGCCTTCAAAGGAAGAACCCCAAGGATTATGAAAATGACGTATAA